Proteins encoded together in one Chitinophaga sp. LS1 window:
- a CDS encoding DUF7003 family protein yields MQTAKYSASDILDQLDTCAKDYNFPILDNGYIYPVVSRLSVFGNTERWVIAVEVVGYHYRFNGHSGVENCLYIYGNSLPFYPGLNNSNVLLTTADSDEGPTFITDTFGTLNPEVHSLLLRDEKISIPKDPAFYASRDVELTNPTAVRVYEFMRACLPEYKASFLATKKEIYECFGQDIPMIMQVDEWCHPDIIEEEKPSENETFQQIATLLESGDISCYKPTKPANNHWRNWPLGGCA; encoded by the coding sequence ATGCAAACCGCAAAATATTCGGCCAGTGACATACTCGATCAATTAGATACCTGCGCAAAAGATTACAACTTCCCGATACTTGACAATGGATATATCTACCCTGTTGTATCAAGACTCTCTGTATTCGGTAATACAGAAAGATGGGTAATAGCCGTTGAAGTGGTTGGCTATCACTACCGCTTTAACGGTCATAGCGGCGTGGAGAACTGCCTGTACATTTATGGTAACAGTCTCCCCTTTTATCCAGGATTAAATAACTCAAACGTCCTGCTCACAACGGCTGACAGCGATGAAGGTCCTACCTTTATCACAGATACATTTGGCACACTGAATCCCGAAGTACATTCCTTGCTGCTCAGAGACGAAAAAATAAGCATACCAAAAGATCCGGCATTCTATGCTTCGCGGGATGTGGAGTTAACAAATCCGACTGCTGTAAGAGTATATGAATTTATGCGTGCCTGTCTTCCAGAATACAAGGCATCATTTCTGGCCACTAAAAAGGAAATATACGAATGCTTTGGGCAGGATATTCCAATGATCATGCAGGTGGACGAATGGTGCCATCCGGATATTATTGAGGAGGAAAAACCTTCTGAGAATGAAACGTTTCAGCAGATTGCGACCTTACTGGAATCAGGAGATATCTCTTGTTATAAACCAACAAAACCAGCTAACAATCATTGGCGTAACTGGCCATTGGGAGGCTGTGCATAA
- a CDS encoding DUF4249 family protein, producing the protein MKTNLIATSIIIFFASCTKTIDVNLRTAASQIVIQGNITNLGGPYYVKINKSVSFDADNTYPAVSGAIVSVLDSNTNVRDYFTQTGNEGYYASNKLSGQIGHTYKLSVIVDGEEYTSSSTMPDYVGINELTFTKTKIFNQVRNLPQVNFKDPQGVTNYYTFTLLVNDVPYKAFYALDDRLTDGNIIRQQLYMDSAYIQMNDFVTVVMANVDKNVYNYYNVLQSNSGASSTTPSNPPSNISNNALGYFGAECVDVKSVTF; encoded by the coding sequence ATGAAGACGAACCTCATTGCAACTTCTATCATCATATTCTTCGCCAGCTGTACCAAAACGATTGATGTCAATCTCAGAACAGCGGCTTCCCAAATTGTGATTCAGGGGAATATTACGAATCTCGGTGGCCCTTATTATGTGAAGATTAATAAATCAGTATCGTTTGATGCTGATAACACTTACCCCGCTGTTTCAGGAGCCATAGTCAGCGTTTTGGACAGCAATACCAATGTGAGAGACTATTTTACACAGACGGGTAATGAAGGGTATTATGCATCCAATAAACTCTCAGGACAGATTGGCCATACTTACAAGTTATCAGTGATCGTTGACGGGGAAGAATATACATCCAGTTCTACGATGCCGGATTATGTTGGGATAAATGAATTGACCTTCACAAAGACCAAAATTTTTAATCAGGTAAGGAATTTACCACAGGTGAACTTTAAGGATCCCCAAGGCGTTACCAACTACTACACTTTTACATTGCTGGTAAATGATGTTCCTTACAAAGCATTTTATGCATTGGATGACAGGTTGACGGATGGGAATATTATCAGGCAGCAGTTGTATATGGATAGTGCATACATACAAATGAATGATTTCGTGACAGTGGTGATGGCGAATGTGGATAAGAACGTTTATAATTACTACAATGTACTACAATCGAATAGCGGCGCGTCCAGTACCACACCTTCGAATCCACCTTCTAATATATCAAATAATGCTTTGGGATATTTCGGTGCGGAGTGTGTGGATGTGAAATCTGTGACGTTCTAA